CGAGCTCCTCGCCCTCGAAGTCGGTGACGGTGTCGGCGATCAACGCCAAGGCCCGCTCGGCGTCCGCTTCGGGCACCATCACGACGGTCGTCCCGACGCCCGGCGCCCCGAGGTGGCTGGTGACGTCGTCCATCGGGTCGGCGCCGCGCACGACCGCGACCATGCCCTCCTCCTCGAGGAGGGCGGCGACCATCTCCGCCAGCGGTTGCGCCGGCGCGACGTCAACGACCGTCCAGCGGTCGCCGTTGAGGGTCACGACCGCGCCCTTGAGGCCCTCGGGCGTCACGCCGCGCCCTCCCCCGCCGACAGCGCGAGGGCGAGCTCGCGGTAGACCTCCGTCGCGATCTCGAGGTGGTCGACCGACACCGACTCCCGCGTCGTGTGCGCCACCTCCTCCTCGCCGGGACCGAAGCCCAGCACCACCGCGCCGCGTTGCGCGAGGTGCGGCGCGTCGGTCGCGAACCACCAGGTGCCCTCCTCGTACGCCACCCCGCGGGCGGGGAGTTCGCGCCGCAGCACCTCCCGCGCGCGGGTGACGAGCGCGTTCTCGCCGGGCGCGAGGTAGGCGGGGTTCACGCCGGGGATGGTGGCGCGCACCTCCCCGGATTCCGACGTGCGTTCGGCGTCCCCGACGACGAGGGTCGCGTCGGGGTCGAGCGCCTGCAGGCGCGCCAGGACCGCCTCGGGCGGGTCGTCGGGGAGGTTGCGGTAGTCGATGGTGACGACCGCTTCGCCCGGCACGACGTTGCGGCCGCCCTCGGGGTGGCTGACGAGGCCGGTCGGGGTGGCGGTCGACGCTCCCAACGGCCCGCCGGAGGGTAGCTCCAGCGCGTCGAGCGCCTCCAGGTACCGCGCGGCGCGCAGCAGCGCGTTCGCCCCGAGCTCCGGTTTCGCGGCGTGCGCGATGCGGCCGGGGAGGTGCACGTCGACCTCGATGCGGCCCCGGTGACCGAGCTTGAACTGCAGTTTGCTGGGTTCCCCGAGCACGACGACGTCGGCGGGGATCGTCGCCCCGAGGTGCCGCGCGCCGAGCCCCCCGATCTCCTCCTGCACGACGCCGGTGACGTACAACGTCCCCCGGAACCCGCGCTCCGCGGCCTGCGCCGCGGCGACGGTCATGCAGGCGAGGCTGGACTTCATGTCCGACGCGCCGCGGCCCCACAGGCGGCCGTCCACGACGTCGCCGGACAACGGCGGGTGCGGCCAGGCGCTGGCGTCGCCGAGCGGGACGGTGTCGACGTGCCCGTTCAGCATCACGGTCGGCCCCTCGCCCCGCTCGAAG
This genomic stretch from Trueperaceae bacterium harbors:
- a CDS encoding DUF2007 domain-containing protein, encoding MTPEGLKGAVVTLNGDRWTVVDVAPAQPLAEMVAALLEEEGMVAVVRGADPMDDVTSHLGAPGVGTTVVMVPEADAERALALIADTVTDFEGEELAAALASGELTLEDLGDPGDADDEAGADDEDTDADDLPPTGGAGGAQA
- a CDS encoding M20/M25/M40 family metallo-hydrolase, with protein sequence MTDDSPTVDLARRLVQAPSPSTRERPAVDVLIAAFEAHGFDRAWIDAAGNAVGVFERGEGPTVMLNGHVDTVPLGDASAWPHPPLSGDVVDGRLWGRGASDMKSSLACMTVAAAQAAERGFRGTLYVTGVVQEEIGGLGARHLGATIPADVVVLGEPSKLQFKLGHRGRIEVDVHLPGRIAHAAKPELGANALLRAARYLEALDALELPSGGPLGASTATPTGLVSHPEGGRNVVPGEAVVTIDYRNLPDDPPEAVLARLQALDPDATLVVGDAERTSESGEVRATIPGVNPAYLAPGENALVTRAREVLRRELPARGVAYEEGTWWFATDAPHLAQRGAVVLGFGPGEEEVAHTTRESVSVDHLEIATEVYRELALALSAGEGAA